A genomic window from Lutra lutra chromosome 17, mLutLut1.2, whole genome shotgun sequence includes:
- the LOC125088984 gene encoding zinc finger protein 548-like isoform X1: MASLFPQVPMAFAEMLMDPVQCRVVLEDVAICFSQEEWGLLDEAQRFLYHTVMLETCALLSSVGCWHGAQDEESPSEQGDSVGGSQVRTLKPGPPNQKSQPWEMCGPLWKDLLRLAEHDGMNPDQEPSVRGADLHRHQKEQIEDRFSRRDEGSPSFPVNDSVCVAESSFTCSKGREDFPASTGLLQHLALHHELKPDRDTEHGETFEAGQNDYKCTQCEKAFSQKQILAEHQKIHTGVRPYKCSKCGMAFVRKFHLVQHQKIHTGERPFKCTECGKFFRYNSTLVSHQRVHNGLSRYECSKCGEFFKYNANFMKHQRIHDGERPYECRECGKFFRYNYRLIRHERVHTGERPYECSECGKFFRYSSTFIRHQRVHTAEKPYECSECGKFFRYNSTLIKHQRVHTGERPYECSECGKFFRYTSTLIRHQRVHTGERPYECSLCGEFFRYKSKLIKHWQSHTGERPYECSECGKSFRYHCRLIRHKRVHTGERPYECSVCGKFFRYNSNLIKHWRNHTGERPYECSECGKAFSHKHILVEHQKIHTGERPYECSKCQKAFIRKSHLVHHQKIHSENRSVSTINMGKS; the protein is encoded by the exons TGCCGTGTGGTCTTGGAGGACGTGGCCATCTGTTTCTCCCAGGAAGAGTGGGGCCTCCTTGATGAAGCTCAGCGATTTCTGTACCACACCGTGATGCTGGAGACCTGCGCACTTCTGTCCTCCGTGG GTTGCTGGCACGGAGCCCAGGACGAGGAGTCCCCTTCAGAGCAAGGTGATTCTGTAGGAGGGTCACAGGTCAGGACTTTAAAACCAGGCCCACCCAACCAGAAGTCCCAGCCCTGGGAGATGTGTGGCCCACTCTGGAAAGACCTTTTGCGCTTGGCTGAGCATGATGGAATGAACCCTGACCAAGAGCCATCTGTTCGTGGGGCAGACCTGCACCGGCACCAAAAGGAGCAGATTGAAGACAGATTTTCCAGAAGGGATGAGGGGAGTCCTTCCTTTCCAGTGAACGACAGCGTTTGCGTGGCAGAGAGTAGCTTCACATGCAGCAAAGGCAGGGAGGACTTCCCAGCCAGCACAGGCCTTCTCCAGCACCTGGCCCTTCACCATGAGCTGAAACCAGACAGGGACACTGAGCATGGGGAGACCTTTGAAGCTGGACAAAATGATTACAAGTGCACTCAGTGTGAGAAAGCCTTCAGCCAAAAACAGATCCTTGCTGAGCACCAGAAAATCCACACTGGAGTAAGACCTTACAAATGCAGCAAATGTGGGATGGCCTTCGTTAGAAAATTTCACCTTGTTCAGCACCAGaaaattcatactggagaaaGGCCTTTTAAGTGCACTGAATGTGGGAAATTCTTTAGGTACAACTCCACACTCGTTAGTCACCAGAGAGTTCACAATGGATTAAGCCGTTACGAGTGTAGCAAATGTGGGGAGTTCTTTAAGTACAATGCCAACTTCATGAAACATCAGAGAATCCACGACGGAGAAAGGCCTTACGAATGCAGAGAATGTGGGAAATTCTTTAGGTACAACTATCGATTGATACGACACGAGAGAGTTCATactggagaaaggccttatgaATGCAGCGAATGTGGGAAATTTTTCAGGTACAGCTCCACATTCATTAGACACCAGAGAGTTCACACTGCAGAAAAGCCTTatgagtgcagtgaatgtggaaAATTCTTTAGGTACAATTCCACACTCATTAAACATCagagagttcacactggagaaaggccttatgagtgCAGCGAGTGTGGGAAGTTCTTTAGGTACACCTCCACACTCATTAGACATCAGAGAGTTCACACTGGCGAAAGGCCCTATGAGTGCAGCTTATGTGGCGAATTCTTTAGGTACAAGTCCAAGCTCATTAAGCATTGGCAGAGTCACACTGGAGAGAGGCCTTATGAGTGCAGCGAATGTGGGAAATCCTTTAGGTATCACTGCAGACTCATTAGGCATAAGAGAGTTCACACCggagaaaggccttatgagtgCAGTGTCTGCGGGAAATTCTTCCGGTATAACTCCAACCTTATTAAACATTGGAGAAATCACACTGGAGAGAGGCCTTAcgagtgcagtgaatgtgggaaagcctttagcCACAAGCATATACTTGTTGAGCATCAGAAAATCCACACTGGGGAAAGGCCCTATGAGTGCAGCAAATGTCAGAAGGCCTTCATTAGAAAGTCCCACCTCGTTCATCACCAGAAAATCCACAGTGAAAACAGGTCTGTGAGTACCATAAATATGGGGAAATCTTGA
- the LOC125088984 gene encoding zinc finger protein 548-like isoform X2: MGPPPPTKVRGQFTSISLLTGCWHGAQDEESPSEQGDSVGGSQVRTLKPGPPNQKSQPWEMCGPLWKDLLRLAEHDGMNPDQEPSVRGADLHRHQKEQIEDRFSRRDEGSPSFPVNDSVCVAESSFTCSKGREDFPASTGLLQHLALHHELKPDRDTEHGETFEAGQNDYKCTQCEKAFSQKQILAEHQKIHTGVRPYKCSKCGMAFVRKFHLVQHQKIHTGERPFKCTECGKFFRYNSTLVSHQRVHNGLSRYECSKCGEFFKYNANFMKHQRIHDGERPYECRECGKFFRYNYRLIRHERVHTGERPYECSECGKFFRYSSTFIRHQRVHTAEKPYECSECGKFFRYNSTLIKHQRVHTGERPYECSECGKFFRYTSTLIRHQRVHTGERPYECSLCGEFFRYKSKLIKHWQSHTGERPYECSECGKSFRYHCRLIRHKRVHTGERPYECSVCGKFFRYNSNLIKHWRNHTGERPYECSECGKAFSHKHILVEHQKIHTGERPYECSKCQKAFIRKSHLVHHQKIHSENRSVSTINMGKS, from the coding sequence ATGGGGCCGCCACCTCCCACCAAAGTCAGGGGGCAATTTACCAGCATTTCTCTGCTTACAGGTTGCTGGCACGGAGCCCAGGACGAGGAGTCCCCTTCAGAGCAAGGTGATTCTGTAGGAGGGTCACAGGTCAGGACTTTAAAACCAGGCCCACCCAACCAGAAGTCCCAGCCCTGGGAGATGTGTGGCCCACTCTGGAAAGACCTTTTGCGCTTGGCTGAGCATGATGGAATGAACCCTGACCAAGAGCCATCTGTTCGTGGGGCAGACCTGCACCGGCACCAAAAGGAGCAGATTGAAGACAGATTTTCCAGAAGGGATGAGGGGAGTCCTTCCTTTCCAGTGAACGACAGCGTTTGCGTGGCAGAGAGTAGCTTCACATGCAGCAAAGGCAGGGAGGACTTCCCAGCCAGCACAGGCCTTCTCCAGCACCTGGCCCTTCACCATGAGCTGAAACCAGACAGGGACACTGAGCATGGGGAGACCTTTGAAGCTGGACAAAATGATTACAAGTGCACTCAGTGTGAGAAAGCCTTCAGCCAAAAACAGATCCTTGCTGAGCACCAGAAAATCCACACTGGAGTAAGACCTTACAAATGCAGCAAATGTGGGATGGCCTTCGTTAGAAAATTTCACCTTGTTCAGCACCAGaaaattcatactggagaaaGGCCTTTTAAGTGCACTGAATGTGGGAAATTCTTTAGGTACAACTCCACACTCGTTAGTCACCAGAGAGTTCACAATGGATTAAGCCGTTACGAGTGTAGCAAATGTGGGGAGTTCTTTAAGTACAATGCCAACTTCATGAAACATCAGAGAATCCACGACGGAGAAAGGCCTTACGAATGCAGAGAATGTGGGAAATTCTTTAGGTACAACTATCGATTGATACGACACGAGAGAGTTCATactggagaaaggccttatgaATGCAGCGAATGTGGGAAATTTTTCAGGTACAGCTCCACATTCATTAGACACCAGAGAGTTCACACTGCAGAAAAGCCTTatgagtgcagtgaatgtggaaAATTCTTTAGGTACAATTCCACACTCATTAAACATCagagagttcacactggagaaaggccttatgagtgCAGCGAGTGTGGGAAGTTCTTTAGGTACACCTCCACACTCATTAGACATCAGAGAGTTCACACTGGCGAAAGGCCCTATGAGTGCAGCTTATGTGGCGAATTCTTTAGGTACAAGTCCAAGCTCATTAAGCATTGGCAGAGTCACACTGGAGAGAGGCCTTATGAGTGCAGCGAATGTGGGAAATCCTTTAGGTATCACTGCAGACTCATTAGGCATAAGAGAGTTCACACCggagaaaggccttatgagtgCAGTGTCTGCGGGAAATTCTTCCGGTATAACTCCAACCTTATTAAACATTGGAGAAATCACACTGGAGAGAGGCCTTAcgagtgcagtgaatgtgggaaagcctttagcCACAAGCATATACTTGTTGAGCATCAGAAAATCCACACTGGGGAAAGGCCCTATGAGTGCAGCAAATGTCAGAAGGCCTTCATTAGAAAGTCCCACCTCGTTCATCACCAGAAAATCCACAGTGAAAACAGGTCTGTGAGTACCATAAATATGGGGAAATCTTGA